From one Doryrhamphus excisus isolate RoL2022-K1 chromosome 9, RoL_Dexc_1.0, whole genome shotgun sequence genomic stretch:
- the xirp2b gene encoding xin actin-binding repeat-containing protein 2 isoform X1 — translation MYQAAVTQRADHALPSRVMEEPEVCSLPGGLAGVRKQFEIQESSASTSHVSHFHFQHRSVQEMSHSELSLSSGARRVVSGGQQILSSQETTVSDSDSNLDKSDIKPENEEEEFPRYTTKELRAHFERTIEEAAPHKPIKIGHDINRSKWSSNVSQSTTATNEVHTVAAAEETMEAVMDEQDFPPPPPAAIEDCDYLPPPPPDLLQMPSDGENIPAGHYSPEAGPANPAKNLLSREAYIKQRNMSELKRLYKHIHPELRKNIEEDFYNEYNESVNNQEYTYEEDADITDEEYEWEEILPGDVQARRWVFENKPLDAIKDESPDEGDDNTKISEKEMILGKDVRRTAWMFETKTVDELGPRDANSTDYKFNKFDKGDVRAAAWLFETQTMDSLNKMIREEELTKEILFTEEDGNATIYMVDGKHMEKLGHTETVDESRLLSLRSVLEEINDEVKTITSTFDTQFKCIIMGQSSQMLEIKSVRKIETELENSIASRWLFDTQPLDAKDPPSSLKLLCSLSMEDSSKGDWGRWLFEIKTLNSLDELESSNTEKEIVGADVRKHCLVFETQPMDSLKDDSNRKPQSVEDIIGGNVRSARNFFESSPQTERRNLPEVGKLQKTVLNGEMKGDVRHQKWRFESQPLEHIRDERKEVTRTVNIEEDLTQEDGTRCRADVRKNCWVFETQPMDTLKDDSNSLPLTKEEIIAGNVKSARHYFETIPTEEPKELAEVGKLKKRDEAEEERGDVRHQKWRFESQPLEQIRDERKEVIRTIDLEEIDKVDVSNYTLMFESTDFNRWDESQRMLVEGVTSGSVRSNTNLFESGLLYAMQDGSGHFHQVKTVRHEEVVSGDVTTYKWMFETRPIDQFDESIDKYQIIKGVSKQEMESGDVKTAKWLFETQPLDSIKYFSNIEDEEMESKSQDVVKGDVKSCKWLFETQPMDVLYEKGDSRSENGCEEMPKGDVKTCTWLFETQALDSIRDETETTLKTCTVNQEDIRGKDVRTACFLFETETLENLSGEDVSAFKRITEIDVASGDVSRKKYIFEHNTPDIITSTSEEVMQHLKRAQTEDIQKGNVLTCKWLFENQSIDAIHEGQEESVKGRTVTDVHGGDVDQGRFIFETFSLDKIKEAASETELSKMQIVCGDEEKGDVRNYTMMFETQPLYAIQDKDGYYHEVTTVTSEEVTRGDVVGTRWLFETKPLDAIKDSDEVYVIKSVTQRDEQKGDVSSAKWRFETQPLDRICEDGKLLMKTVEDIQGGNVKMNKDRFESDAAWQGSVRTVNVSEIQKADVRTARWRFETQSIDKIRSLSSENLIESVQKEEVAKGDVKHSVWLFEKNPLDHIKEVDESEETHVAPEEILKADVKSTTWLFETTPFDDFNATRSEKAEIMGKSVKGTLEELYSQKMVTSKGILIESDEIGDVRMAKYHLMNQQTPEIQREEVIRGDLQTIMMNLLNRQEKQERQVVIESEEKGHISTTVRQLFNQESAKSIEKEEVIGGDIQEAINKLFGESGSAKHGILIQEDEKGDVRMTIYSLLNKQDCVDVEKEGVVKGDIRSALQRLSSQDEPDLTKKITVDDTEKGNVHFYSTCIESGALSYLKQLHLEPDEEPSDTIEKEKIIGGDIKGTKVILSRNQTQVERTVDDVIPGDVHNTVKVFMTEPIPSSESHQRDEIVKGNLKAALTSLSESANQTVVVEKEEVMKGNIPKTLRCLERAQHRHREMEKPDIIPGNIKGALRSLEKSASSRVEAAVEDLVPGDVKATLRSLELAKRSVREVEKEEIVRGDIHTAIQSLHDASAEKRACQQEIDVQGNVKGTIQLLMEPPSSPKMQRSCSIEELKGGVKMSIKSLYEMHEQAEVEKEEVVKGDVKGTIKSLLETAQREAPKVRQGAYRRVRVKQRPPVKNLNAEAQRNAQKIKTAVSTVSQSVTSETESIQSTSCTVEKRSNEQAKNVVEHKTITQNHGIKTLKTDFCNLKPKGMIRLNKTKVETSLYTLKGPTSEPDLPPPPPPLVLDMDLPPPPTPPPPSVDSDADHLPPPPPPLTNEQDFLPPPPPEQDLERIPAEVVQVSPVEAKKMTVKKVKAPTLCPVPKLESKVESYHVAGVSKSVTTTRTSTSTSEIPPPPESPRPLRKVCISPIKFTPPPSPPPQMKGKASKFNTPLIKAEEKYRKLKEDSTPPSTPTPPHVNDALTVALQNIADEGKQTSYSSDSSTSKQVVISSSIQGNVSASQERILTGSTTISSAKQEMLSNETSNVVSIQKASSVTSSRQKTHQTVSVSSTQAVVTQQVHTAVASLVKTEKETADEKKRVKGSEKPKRNIDDTVKKVTPETPQQTFRKSQAETKTKKQTSEKNITAADPDNKITSREKVTDESKTTEATVTIKADTANQKVAKSHHRETQLDVKMAEERETQVEEKLPATEMKAELKQEIKTLNGIGSQPQTSTPTKKKKKPKKSKAGAQSGQTKDAGTESKVAITERSNQTLQAVVVSEEHVHTKKEPHKEPQNQLEGVRKKKAVTDVRQENRADPIKEAVESEKVKSTSKVEAPKQQAPGFIPHIQAVSKTVLGSVSEVGPTPGGSTVEETTQEVDMKETRLCEIVEESATGTTISKISVGSTKVQNQTKTFQESRKEETSQVKCTDLRAPSPSLRTRPPSPTFITIESIRRTQSPQRVTPSPTLLHRPATPPTPPPRRCQTPTARLTRITPSPTFDKAENLERLKDTTAKLLRGVTPPPLISPQLISEKKSEIVETPASFHCQIKRRSCSPAETLDKEPAKIDNHTSEDPEALNANDPQSSSEIQSVPEDTAEPSSASVKEKKAFFEEAQKAEMNPTYRRKEPIPIPERLGPDLEESQEEHSHKEKEDLPKVDLSALLDQLTSTEKTIRKEILPLSAEWLHNEAKEDVSSDDQGMPTFDIQAIRDVFEMNVEGFSLGEEHRDQKEPMSSRTLNLQSPPEAEGGVQQSTVPPPQENVQEITPTYPSALSESKSITEVDEFGSKVTRTNVSQQSGGASTQPPPFSYADAVKRKAVAARRTQTYDQEATENLLKNFHQTWKESETVFESLGYAVSEEVTSRVVSCHQTSAISGSSAEVGAVRGVSTEGLPDGWMDCGQKKVP, via the exons ATGTACCAGGCTGCTGTTACCCAGCGAGCAGACCACGCCTTGCCGAGCAGG GTCATGGAGGAACCCGAGGTCTGCTCCCTGCCCGGGGGGCTGGCCGGTGTGAGGAAACAGTTTGAGATCCAGGAAAGTTCTGCTAGCACATCTCATGTTAGCCACTTCCATTTCCAGCACAGAAGCGTGCAG GAAATGTCGCACTCAGAACTCTCGCTGTCAAGCGGCGCTCGACGGGTGGTCTCAGGTGGTCAGCAGATACTTTCCAGCCAAGAAACCACG GTGTCAGACAGTGACAGTAACTTGGATAAGAGTGATATAAAGCCTGAAAATGAAG AAGAGGAATTTCCCAGGTACACAACAAAAGAACTGAGAGCTCACTTTGAAAGAACCATAGAGGAGGCCGCCCCGCATAAACCAATCAAG ATTGGCCATGACATCAATCGATCTAAGTGGTCCTCCAATGTAAGCCAGAGCACCACAGCGACTAACGAGGTGCACACGGTGGCGGCAGCAGAAGAAACAATGGAAGCCGTGATGGACGAGCAGGACTTTCCACCGCCACCACCAGCAGCCATTGAGGATTGTGACTACCTTCCGCCGCCACCGCCCGATTTACTCCAAATGCCATCAGATGGTGAAAATATTCCTGCCGGGCATTACTCACCTGAGGCAGGACCAGCAAACCCAGCAAAGAACCTTCTTAGCAGAGAAGCTTACATAAAGCAAAGGAACATGTCTGAGCTGAAACGTTTGTACAAGCACATTCACCCCGAGCTTCGCAAAAATATCGAAGAGGACTTCTACAACGAGTACAACGAGAGCGTGAACAACCAAGAGTACACGTACGAGGAGGATGCCGACATCACCGATGAAGAATACGAATGGGAAGAGATTCTACCTGGTGATGTTCAGGCCAGGCGGTGGGTTTTTGAAAACAAGCCACTGGATGCCATCAAGGATGAATCCCCCGATGAAGGCGACGATAACACAAAGATTAGCGAAAAGGAGATGATTCTGGGAAAGGACGTGAGACGCACGGCGTGGATGTTCGAGACAAAGACCGTGGATGAGCTGGGTCCACGCGACGCCAACTCCACAGACTATAAATTCAATAAATTTGACAAAGGAGACGTGCGTGCCGCAGCATGGTTATTTGAAACCCAAACCATGGACAGTCTAAATAAAATGATCAGGGAGGAGGAGCTCACCAAAGAGATCCTTTTCACAGAAGAGGACGGCAACGCCACCATCTACATGGTGGATGGTAAGCACATGGAAAAGCTCGGACACACGGAGACCGTCGATGAGAGCCGCCTGCTGAGTTTGAGATCAGTGTTGGAAGAAATCAATGACGAGGTGAAAACAATCACAAGCACCTTTGACACTCAGTTTAAGTGCATCATCATGGGACAGTCCAGTCAGATGCTGGAGATTAAATCTGTGCGCAAAATTGAAACGGAACTGGAGAACTCCATCGCGTCACGTTGGCTTTTTGATACCCAACCACTGGATGCGAAGGACCCTCCTTCCTCGCTGAAGCTGCTGTGTAGTCTCTCCATGGAAGACAGCAGCAAAGGTGATTGGGGTCGATGGCTGTTTGAGATAAAGACATTGAATTCCCTGGACGAGCTGGAAAGTTCAAACACTGAGAAAGAGATAGTCGGGGCGGATGTGCGCAAACACTGCTTAGTCTTTGAGACTCAACCCATGGATTCTCTGAAGGATGATTCCAACCGCAAACCTCAGTCTGTTGAAGACATAATCGGGGGCAATGTCAGATCGGCCAGGAACTTCTTTGAAAGCAGCCCTCAAACCGAGAGGAGGAACCTCCCTGAAGTAGGAAAACTTCAAAAGACGGTGCTGAACGGAGAAATGAAAGGCGATGTGAGACACCAGAAGTGGCGCTTCGAGAGTCAGCCTTTGGAGCACATCCGAGACGAGAGAAAAGAGGTGACGCGCACGGTCAACATTGAGGAGGACCTCACGCAGGAAGACGGCACACGCTGCAGAGCAGACGTTCGTAAAAACTGCTGGGTGTTTGAGACTCAGCCCATGGACACGTTGAAAGATGACTCCAACAGCCTCCCGCTCACCAAGGAGGAAATTATTGCCGGAAACGTCAAGTCAGCCAGGCATTACTTCGAGACCATCCCAACCGAGGAGCCCAAGGAGCTCGCAGAGGTGGGCAAGCTGAAAAAGAGAGATGAagcggaggaggagaggggagaTGTTCGCCACCAAAAGTGGCGATTTGAAAGCCAACCTTTGGAGCAGATCCGAGATGAAAGGAAGGAGGTCATCCGAACAATCGACCTGGAAGAAATTGACAAAGTGGACGTGTCAAACTACACGCTAATGTTTGAGAGCACAGATTTCAACCGATGGGATGAGTCTCAAAGGATGCTGGTGGAGGGCGTCACAAGCGGTTCGGTCCGATCTAACACCAACCTGTTTGAGTCGGGGCTCCTGTATGCCATGCAAGACGGCTCCGGACACTTCCACCAGGTGAAGACCGTGCGTCACGAAGAGGTGGTGAGCGGAGACGTTACAACATACAAGTGGATGTTTGAAACGCGGCCCATCGACCAATTTGACGAAAGCATTGACAAATACCAAATTATTAAGGGCGTAtccaaacaggaaatggaatcTGGGGACGTTAAAACTGCAAAGTGGCTCTTTGAAACCCAGCCTCTGGATTCCATAAAGTACTTCAGCAACATTGAGGATGAGGAGATGGAAAGTAAAAGTCAAGATGTGGTGAAGGGAGACGTCAAATCCTGCAAGTGGCTTTTTGAGACCCAACCGATGGACGTCCTGTACGAAAAGGGGGACTCAAGGAGTGAAAATGGATGTGAGGAAATGCCAAAAGGGGATGTTAAAACGTGCACGTGGCTTTTTGAAACACAAGCACTCGATAGCATACGCGACGAGACGGAGACCACACTGAAAACATGCACTGTCAATCAAGAGGACATTCGGGGGAAAGACGTAAGAACGGCGTGCTTTCTCTTCGAGACAGAGACACTGGAGAATCTCTCTGGGGAGGATGTGAGCGCTTTCAAGCGCATCACCGAGATTGACGTTGCTTCTGGAGACGTGTCACGAAAGAAGTACATTTTTGAGCACAACACACCCGATATCATCACATCGACTTCTGAGGAAGTGATGCAGCATCTTAAGAGAGCGCAGACCGAGGACATACAGAAAGGGAACGTCCTGACCTGCAAATGGCTCTTTGAAAACCAGTCCATAGACGCCATACATGAGGGCCAAGAGGAATCGGTGAAAGGCCGCACTGTAACGGATGTACACGGAGGGGACGTAGACCAGGGCCGCTTCATCTTTGAGACCTTCTCCTTGGATAAAATCAAGGAGGCGGCCTCTGAAACCGAGCTGTCCAAAATGCAGATTGTGTGCGGTGACGAGGAGAAGGGCGACGTCAGAAACTACACCATGATGTTCGAAACCCAGCCTCTTTACGCCATCCAGGACAAAGACGGCTATTACCACGAGGTCACCACTGTCACTAGCGAAGAGGTGACACGAGGCGATGTGGTGGGAACGCGGTGGTTGTTCGAAACCAAACCCCTTGACGCCATCAAGGACTCGGATGAGGTGTACGTTATAAAATCTGTCACACAGCGGGACGAGCAAAAAGGAGACGTGTCCTCAGCAAAGTGGAGGTTTGAGACCCAACCTCTTGACAGGATTTGTGAAGACGGTAAGCTGCTGATGAAGACCGTGGAGGACATTCAAGGTGGCAATGTGAAAATGAATAAGGATCGTTTCGAGTCAGACGCCGCGTGGCAGGGGTCTGTCAGAACCGTCAACGTCAGCGAGATACAAAAGGCTGACGTCAGGACAGCCAGGTGGAGATTTGAAACCCAGTCCATTGACAAAATCAGAAGCCTGAGCTCGGAAAACCTGATTGAGAGCGTTCAAAAGGAGGAGGTGGCGAAGGGAGATGTGAAGCATTCCGTGTGGCTCTTTGAGAAGAATCCCCTCGACCACATCAAGGAAGTAGACGAGAGCGAGGAGACGCATGTCGCTCCAGAGGAAATTCTCAAAGCGGATGTAAAGTCAACAACATGGCTCTTTGAAACGACGCCTTTTGATGACTTTAACGCGACGAGATCAGAGAAGGCGGAAATTATGGGCAAGAGCGTCAAGGGGACGCTCGAGGAGCTTTACAGTCAGAAAATGGTAACGTCCAAAGGAATACTGATTGAATCTGATGAAATCGGAGATGTTAGGATGGCAAAATATCACCTCATGAATCAGCAAACTCCTGAGATTCAGCGAGAGGAGGTCATCAGGGGGGATTTGCAGACCATCATGATGAACCTACTCAACAGACAGGAAAAACAGGAGCGGCAGGTGGTCATCGAGTCTGAAGAGAAGGGTCATATCAGCACCACGGTGCGGCAGCTATTCAACCAGGAGAGCGCTAAAAGTATTGAAAAGGAAGAAGTTATAGGAGGGGACATCCAGGAAGCCATAAATAAGCTTTTTGGTGAAAGTGGTTCTGCCAAACATGGAATTCTCATTCAGGAGGACGAGAAAGGAGATGTTCGGATGACCATATATTCCCTTCTAAACAAACAGGACTGTGTTGATGTTGAAAAAGAAGGTGTTGTGAAAGGAGACATCAGGAGCGCTCTGCAGAGACTCTCCAGCCAGGATGAGCCCGACCTGACCAAGAAGATAACGGTGGATGACACTGAGAAGGGAAATGTCCATTTTTACTCCACGTGTATCGAATCTGGGGCCCTCAGCTATCTGAAACAGCTCCATTTAGAACCCGATGAAGAGCCGAGCGACACGATAGAGAAAGAGAAGATCATCGGCGGTGACATCAAGGGCACCAAAGTCATCCTCAGTCGCAACCAAACTCAAGTGGAGCGCACGGTGGATGATGTCATACCCGGCGACGTTCATAACACGGTGAAAGTTTTCATGACGGAACCCATCCCGTCGTCGGAGAGTCACCAAAGGGACGAGATTGTGAAAGGGAATTTGAAAGCTGCTTTGACTTCCCTGTCTGAGTCAGCGAACCAGACCGTCGTTGTGGAGAAAGAGGAGGTGATGAAAGGCAACATCCCCAAAACTCTGCGATGCCTCGAGAGGGCGCAACATCGTCACAGGGAAATGGAGAAGCCGGATATCATTCCTGGAAACATCAAGGGAGCTCTGAGATCTCTTGAGAAATCTGCATCTTCCCGGGTGGAAGCTGCTGTTGAGGATCTCGTTCCTGGAGATGTTAAAGCCACGCTAAGATCTCTGGAGCTGGCCAAGCGGTCTGTGCGGGAGGTGGAGAAGGAAGAAATTGTGAGGGGCGATATTCACACGGCCATACAATCCCTACACGATGCTTCCGCTGAGAAGAGAGCGTGCCAGCAGGAGATAGATGTTCAGGGGAACGTCAAAGGAACAATTCAGCTCCTGATGGAGCCTCCTTCCTCTCCGAAAATGCAAAGGAGCTGCAGCATCGAAGAGCTGAAAGGCGGTGTCAAGATGTCAATCAAGTCTTTATATGAGATGCACGAGCAAGCGGAGGTAGAAAAGGAGGAAGTGGTAAAGGGTGACGTGAAAGGCACCATCAAGTCTCTGCTGGAAACTGCACAGCGTGAAGCTCCCAAAGTGAGACAGGGCGCCTACAGGAGAGTCCGAGTGAAGCAGAGGCCTCCCGTTAAGAATTTGAATGCTGAAGCACAGAGGAACGCGCAGAAAATAAAAACCGCCGTTTCCACTGTGAGTCAGTCTGTCACCAGTGAAACTGAAAGCATTCAATCAACGTCTTGTACGGTGGAGAAGCGGAGCAACGAGCAAGCTAAAAACGTTGTGGAGCACAAAACAATCACACAAAATCATggcattaaaacattaaaaactgaCTTCTGCAACCTGAAACCAAAAGGAATGATAcgattaaataaaaccaaagtGGAAACCAGTCTTTACACCCTGAAAGGACCAACGTCAGAGCCCGAtctgcctcctcctccacctccacttGTGCTCGACATGGacctcccccctcctcccacGCCTCCACCGCCCTCTGTGGATTCTGACGCTGATCAccttcctcctccacctccgccTCTTACCAACGAACAGGACTTCCTCCCTCCGCCTCCGCCTGAGCAAGATCTAGAAAGGATTCCAGCAGAAGTGGTTCAGGTCTCCCCAGTGGAGGCCAAAAAGATGACAGTCAAGAAAGTGAAAGCTCCAACTTTGTGCCCTGTCCCCAAGCTGGAGTCCAAAGTGGAATCCTACCATGTGGCAGGAGTGAGCAAGTCCGTAACGACCACACGGACATCAACCTCAACCTCTGAAATTCCTCCACCACCAGAATCGCCGCGACCTTTAAGGAAAGTTTGCATCTCTCCTATAAAATTCACTCCCCCTCCTTCGCCTCCTCCTCAGATGAAAGGCAAAGCCAGTAAATTTAACACCCCGTTAATAAAAGCAGAGGAAAAGTACCGCAAACTGAAGGAGGACAGCACTCCTCCGAGCACTCCAACTCCTCCTCATGTAAATGACGCCCTTACTGTGGCTCTTCAGAACATTGCTGATGAGGGAAAGCAGACGTCTTACAGCTCAGACTCCTCCACATCCAAGCAGGTTGTCATCTCCAGTAGCATCCAGGGCAACGTCAGCGCCAGCCAGGAAAGAATCCTCACAGGCTCCACCACAATATCATCTGCCAAGCAGGAAATGCTCTCTAATGAGACCTCCAATGTTGTCTCTATCCAAAAGGCCTCCTCCGTGACTTCCAGCAGACAAAAGACTCATCAAACGGTCTCTGTTTCCTCAACTCAGGCTGTTGTTACCCAGCAAGTTCACACAGCAGTCGCTAGTTtagtaaaaacagaaaaagaaacagCTGACGAGAAGAAACGTGTGAAAGGATCTGAGAAACCTAAAAGGAACATAGACGATACTGTTAAAAAAGTCACACCTGAAACACCTCAGCAGACTTTCAGGAAATCCCAAGCGGAGaccaagacaaaaaaacaaacatctgagAAAAATATTACGGCAGCTGACCCTGATAATAAAATCACAAGCAGAGAAAAAGTCACTGATGAATCAAAGACGACGGAAGCTACTGTGACAATTAAAGCTGACACAGCCAATCAAAAGGTGGCAAAGAGTCATCACCGTGAAACTCAGCTGGATGTGAAGATGGCAGAAGAGAGGGAGACGCAGGTGGAGGAGAAGCTTCCGGCAACGGAGATGAAAGCAGAGTTAAAACAGGAGATAAAGACTTTAAATGGCATTGGCAGCCAGCCACAAACGTCAACACcgacaaagaagaaaaagaagccCAAAAAGTCGAAAGCGGGGGCACAATCGGGTCAAACTAAGGACGCTGGCACGGAATCAAAGGTGGCCATTACAGAAAGGTCCAATCAAACACTCCAAGCCGTAGTTGTTTCAGAAGAACACGTTCACACCAAGAAGGAACCACACAAGGAACCTCAAAATCAACTTGAGGGAGTGCGAAAGAAGAAAGCGGTGACAGACGTTCGTCAGGAGAATCGAGCCGACCCAATTAAAGAGGCGGTTGAGTCCGAAAAAGTCAAATCAACATCAAAAGTGGAAGCTCCAAAGCAGCAAGCGCCGGGATTCATTCCTCACATCCAAGCGGTTTCCAAAACTGTGCTTGGTTCGGTTTCAGAAGTGGGTCCCACACCAGGGGGGTCTACTGTGGAAGAAACAACTCAAGAAGTTGATATGAAGGAGACGCGTTTGTGTGAGATTGTTGAGGAGTCGGCTACGGGCACCACAATATCCAAGATCAGCGTTGGTTCTACCAAAGTGCAGAACCAAACAAAGACCTTCCAGGAGAGCAGGAAAGAAGAAACAAGTCAAGTGAAGTGTACCGATCTTCGAGCTCCCTCACCCTCACTGAGAACGCGCCCTCCCTCGCCAACATTCATCACCATTGAGTCCATCCGAAGGACACAGTCCCCCCAGAGGGTCACCCCGTCACCGACGCTGCTGCACAGGCCGGCCACACCTCCCACGCCGCCGCCACGGCGCTGCCAAACCCCTACGGCACGCCTCACCAGAATCACACCCTCACCCACATTTGACAAAGCAGAGAACTTGGAGAGGCTCAAAGACACGACGGCCAAGCTCTTACGCGGCGTCACCCCCCCACCGCTCATTTCTCCACAACTGATCTCTGAGAAGAAATCGGAAATTGTGGAAACACCGGCGTCATTCCATTGCCAGATAAAACGACGCAGCTGCAGCCCAGCGGAGACACTTGACAAGGAACCTGCAAAGATAGACAACCATACCTCTGAAGATCCAGAGGCTTTGAACGCAAATGACCCCCAGAGTAGCTCTGAGATCCAGAGTGTCCCTGAAGATACCGCTGAGCCATCATCTGCCTCAGTTAAAGAAAAGAAAGCGTTCTTTGAGGAGGCCCAAAAAGCTGAAATGAATCCAACCTATAGACGCAAGGAACCCATTCCTATTCCCGAACGACTCGGCCCAGACCTGGAGGAAAGCCAAGAGGAACATTCACACAAAGAAAAGGAGGATCTCCCCAAGGTTGACTTGTCTGCTCTCTTAGATCAATTGACATCAACGGAGAAAACAATCAGAAAGGAGATCCTCCCACTTTCCGCAGAGTGGCTTCACAATGAAGCGAAGGAAGACGTCTCATCAGACGATCAGGGCATGCCCACTTTTGATATCCAAGCAATTAGGGatgtttttgaaatgaatgTGGAAGGTTTCTCTTTGGGTGAAGAGCATAGGGATCAGAAGGAGCCCATGTCAAGCCGGACGTTAAACCTGCAGAGCCCTCCAGAGGCAGAGGGAG